Proteins encoded by one window of Erwinia pyrifoliae DSM 12163:
- a CDS encoding YfgM family protein, giving the protein MEVYSNEHEQTDALKNFFAQNGKALVVGVVLGVGALIGWRIWSNHQDSGSREVSAAYQQVTTALDASKPASIAAAAQFASENSNTYGALASLDVAKRYIDNNQLDKAAEQLQSGLKNTQDANLQAVLNLRLARIQLQQKQPDAVLKTLDSVKGDGWATIVADVRGEALLSKGDIQGARDAWSKGIASDASSSLKEMLQMKVNNLPG; this is encoded by the coding sequence GTGGAAGTGTATAGCAACGAACATGAACAGACAGATGCGCTGAAAAATTTCTTTGCCCAGAACGGCAAAGCGCTGGTCGTCGGTGTGGTATTGGGTGTCGGTGCCTTAATTGGCTGGCGTATCTGGAGCAATCACCAGGACAGCGGATCGCGCGAAGTCTCTGCCGCCTATCAGCAGGTAACCACGGCGCTGGATGCCAGTAAACCCGCATCGATTGCAGCGGCAGCGCAGTTTGCCAGCGAAAACAGCAATACCTACGGAGCGCTGGCTTCACTGGACGTGGCAAAACGTTATATTGATAACAATCAGCTGGATAAAGCCGCTGAACAACTACAAAGCGGTCTGAAAAATACCCAGGACGCGAATCTACAGGCAGTGCTGAATCTGCGTCTGGCACGTATCCAACTGCAGCAGAAGCAGCCGGATGCGGTACTGAAGACGTTGGATAGCGTCAAGGGCGATGGCTGGGCGACTATCGTTGCAGACGTGCGCGGAGAAGCGCTGCTCAGTAAGGGTGACATCCAGGGCGCACGCGATGCGTGGAGCAAAGGGATCGCTTCTGATGCGTCATCGTCGCTGAAAGAGATGCTGCAAATGAAAGTGAATAATCTGCCGGGCTGA
- the bamB gene encoding outer membrane protein assembly factor BamB, protein MELRKLLLPGLMSVTLLSGCSWFSGEEDVVTMSPLPTVQNQFEPKKVWSTSVGDGVGDFYSNLHPAWADNTIYAADRHGTVKALNSGDGKEQWKVDLSERTGFFSSNIPALLSGGLTVDSGRVYLGSERAQVFALNTSDGSIAWQTKAAGEVLSRPVVSDGLVLVHTSNGVLQGLDQLSGNVKWSVNLDVPALSLRGESAPASAFGAAIVGGDNGRVSAVMMNQGQIIWQQRISQPSGATEIDRLADVDTTPVVVNGVVYALAYNGNLTALDLRSGQILWKREIGSVHDMIIDAGRIFLIDQDDRVMALNAEGGVSIWRQSDLLHRNLTSPVLYNGYLVMGDSEGYLHWINTDDGRFVAQQKLDNSGFQTEPVVASDKLLIQSKDGEVYAITR, encoded by the coding sequence ATGGAATTGCGTAAGTTACTTCTGCCGGGACTGATGTCAGTCACCCTGCTCAGCGGATGTTCATGGTTCAGCGGTGAAGAAGATGTTGTCACCATGTCACCACTACCAACGGTGCAGAATCAGTTCGAACCGAAAAAAGTCTGGAGTACTTCCGTCGGGGATGGCGTGGGTGATTTTTACTCTAATCTGCACCCGGCCTGGGCAGATAACACCATTTATGCCGCCGATCGCCACGGTACGGTGAAAGCGCTGAATTCTGGCGATGGCAAAGAACAGTGGAAAGTTGACCTGTCTGAAAGAACCGGTTTCTTCTCCAGCAATATCCCTGCACTATTGTCCGGTGGCCTGACCGTTGATAGCGGCCGTGTTTACCTTGGCAGTGAACGCGCCCAGGTTTTTGCGCTGAATACCAGCGATGGTTCGATTGCCTGGCAGACCAAAGCGGCGGGTGAAGTGTTATCCCGTCCGGTGGTCAGCGATGGCCTGGTGCTGGTTCATACCAGCAACGGCGTGTTGCAGGGACTCGATCAGTTAAGCGGTAACGTCAAATGGTCAGTCAACCTTGATGTACCCGCACTGAGCCTGCGTGGCGAATCTGCACCGGCCAGCGCATTCGGTGCGGCCATTGTCGGTGGCGACAACGGTCGCGTCAGCGCGGTGATGATGAATCAGGGCCAGATTATCTGGCAACAGCGTATCTCACAGCCGAGCGGCGCTACCGAAATTGACCGTCTGGCCGATGTCGATACCACTCCGGTCGTGGTCAATGGCGTGGTCTATGCGCTGGCCTATAACGGCAACCTGACGGCGTTGGATCTGCGCTCCGGTCAGATCCTCTGGAAACGTGAAATTGGCTCGGTGCACGATATGATCATTGATGCCGGTCGTATCTTCCTGATCGATCAGGATGACCGCGTGATGGCGCTGAACGCCGAAGGCGGCGTCAGCATCTGGCGTCAGAGCGATCTTCTGCACCGCAACCTGACTTCACCGGTACTGTATAACGGTTACCTGGTGATGGGTGACAGTGAAGGCTACCTGCACTGGATAAACACCGACGACGGTCGTTTTGTCGCCCAGCAGAAGCTGGACAACTCCGGTTTCCAGACTGAACCTGTGGTTGCCAGCGACAAATTGCTGATTCAGTCGAAAGACGGCGAGGTTTACGCGATTACGCGTTAA
- the der gene encoding ribosome biogenesis GTPase Der, with translation MVPVVALVGRPNVGKSTLFNRLTRTRDALVADFPGLTRDRKYGRAEIEGREFICIDTGGIDGNEEGVETRMAEQSLLAIEEADVVLFMVDARAGLMPADVAIAKHLRSRQKPTFIVANKTDGLDADSAVVDFWSLGLGEIHPIAASHGRGVTSLLELVLLPWMDEVAPERELTEEEENEAYWAALAAKEAKANGEETAEEDDFNPLDLPIKLAIVGRPNVGKSTLTNRILGEDRVVVFDMPGTTRDSIYIPMERDGREYILIDTAGVRKRGKVTETVEKFSVIKTLKAIEDANVVMLVIDAHEGISDQDLSLLGFILNSGRSLVIVVNKWDGLSQEVRDEVKEALDYRLGFIDFARIHFISALHGSGVGNLFESVTEAYDCSTRRVNTSMLTRIMHMAADDHQPPLVRSRRVKLKYAHAGGYNPPIVVIHGNQVKDLPDSYKRYLMNYFRRSLDIMGTPIRIQFKEGDNPYEGKRNLLTPNQQRKRQRLMSHLKKNKR, from the coding sequence ATGGTACCTGTGGTCGCGCTGGTCGGGCGTCCCAATGTGGGAAAATCCACCTTGTTTAACCGCTTAACGCGCACGCGAGACGCGCTGGTAGCAGATTTTCCCGGGCTTACCCGAGACCGCAAATACGGTCGCGCCGAAATAGAAGGGCGCGAATTTATTTGTATTGATACCGGCGGTATCGATGGCAACGAAGAGGGCGTGGAAACCCGTATGGCGGAACAGTCACTGCTGGCGATTGAAGAAGCCGATGTGGTGCTGTTTATGGTTGATGCCCGCGCCGGGCTGATGCCGGCCGATGTGGCTATCGCTAAGCATCTGCGTTCGCGTCAGAAGCCCACGTTTATCGTGGCCAACAAGACTGACGGCCTGGATGCGGATTCGGCGGTAGTGGACTTCTGGTCACTCGGACTGGGTGAGATCCATCCGATTGCCGCCTCCCACGGGCGCGGCGTAACCAGCCTGCTGGAGCTGGTACTGCTGCCGTGGATGGATGAAGTCGCCCCTGAGCGCGAGCTGACCGAAGAAGAAGAAAACGAAGCCTACTGGGCCGCACTGGCAGCAAAAGAAGCCAAAGCCAACGGTGAAGAGACGGCGGAAGAAGATGACTTTAACCCGCTCGATCTGCCGATCAAGCTGGCTATCGTTGGTCGCCCTAACGTTGGTAAGTCGACGCTGACTAACCGTATTCTCGGTGAAGACCGCGTGGTGGTCTTCGACATGCCGGGCACGACGCGTGACAGCATCTATATCCCGATGGAGCGTGACGGGCGTGAGTATATCCTGATCGATACCGCCGGGGTGCGTAAGCGCGGGAAAGTAACGGAAACCGTCGAGAAATTCTCTGTAATCAAAACGTTAAAGGCGATCGAAGATGCCAACGTGGTGATGCTGGTTATTGATGCTCACGAAGGTATTTCCGATCAGGATCTCTCCCTGCTGGGCTTTATCCTCAACAGTGGCCGCTCACTGGTGATCGTGGTTAACAAGTGGGATGGGCTGTCACAGGAAGTGCGCGATGAAGTGAAAGAAGCGCTGGATTATCGCCTGGGCTTTATCGACTTCGCGCGCATTCACTTTATCTCTGCCCTGCACGGCAGCGGCGTGGGTAATCTGTTTGAATCGGTGACCGAAGCTTACGACTGTTCAACGCGCCGCGTTAACACCTCGATGTTAACGCGTATCATGCATATGGCGGCTGACGACCATCAGCCACCGCTGGTGCGTAGCCGCCGCGTGAAGCTTAAATATGCTCACGCCGGGGGCTATAACCCGCCGATTGTGGTGATCCACGGTAATCAGGTCAAAGATCTGCCGGATTCCTACAAGCGTTATCTGATGAACTATTTCCGTCGTTCGCTGGACATCATGGGAACGCCGATCCGTATCCAGTTCAAAGAGGGTGATAACCCGTACGAAGGCAAACGCAACCTGCTGACGCCTAACCAGCAGCGTAAACGCCAACGCTTAATGAGCCACTTGAAAAAGAACAAACGCTGA